From the genome of Pseudomonas sp. gcc21, one region includes:
- a CDS encoding BPSL0761 family protein, with protein sequence MTLPYERSRAVVQTHQFLKELTLNPDLPPELRAQAEVLLRHYPEPRGIMLLAKMEKVVQGMALGDPAPPILALWQAYFDDKTGY encoded by the coding sequence ATGACATTGCCCTATGAGCGCAGCCGAGCTGTGGTCCAAACCCATCAGTTTCTGAAGGAGTTAACGCTGAACCCGGATTTGCCGCCGGAGCTGCGCGCTCAGGCTGAGGTGCTATTGCGGCATTACCCTGAGCCTCGCGGAATCATGCTGCTAGCAAAGATGGAAAAGGTCGTGCAGGGCATGGCCCTGGGCGATCCAGCTCCACCGATTCTCGCGCTTTGGCAGGCTTATTTTGACGATAAGACCGGATACTGA
- a CDS encoding site-specific integrase, with product MPRIAKELSATEVRRLTFPGLYAVGGVPGLLLQVGSGQSRSWILRTMVGSRRRDIGLGGYPAVTLAGARLTAREMRESIRSGIDPIEARKEAKAALVASQAQRRTFVELAREVYAVKKLEFKNAKHSAQWINTLETYAFPHFGDRAIAEITADDVLGALRDLWLTKNETATRVRQRMDNVFTYAIQNRYCSGPSPASWPESLKGRLPDPSKLARKAGGKKHHPRVSIEAVPGFLDDLLNRESVSARALAFAVLTAARSGEIRGATWDEIDFKSRVWTVPAERMKSGRLHRVPLSSDAVNVLECCSRASRSKLIFPGKNGMALSDNTLSKLIKDMHQQSINKGGKGYLDREQQRIATPHGTARSTFKDWSRRNTSYRMSSGDLTSFPDEWAELALAHVNDDATRAAYARDELLDERRVLMQAWADYLTSGGGTWC from the coding sequence ATGCCCCGTATCGCCAAAGAACTATCTGCCACCGAAGTTAGACGATTAACCTTTCCGGGTCTCTACGCCGTCGGAGGTGTTCCGGGGCTTTTGCTCCAGGTCGGCTCCGGACAGTCGCGCTCCTGGATACTGCGCACCATGGTCGGAAGCAGACGCCGAGACATCGGCTTGGGCGGTTATCCCGCAGTGACTTTGGCCGGCGCTCGACTCACCGCCCGGGAGATGCGAGAGTCGATTCGTTCCGGCATTGATCCCATCGAGGCGCGCAAGGAGGCTAAGGCTGCTCTTGTCGCTAGCCAGGCCCAGAGGCGAACCTTTGTCGAGCTTGCACGCGAGGTCTACGCGGTCAAAAAACTGGAGTTTAAGAACGCAAAACACTCGGCTCAGTGGATCAACACGCTCGAAACCTATGCTTTTCCTCATTTCGGAGACCGCGCCATTGCAGAAATAACGGCAGACGATGTTCTTGGCGCCCTTCGTGACTTGTGGTTGACCAAAAACGAAACCGCCACGCGCGTCCGCCAGCGGATGGACAACGTATTCACCTACGCGATTCAGAACCGCTACTGTAGCGGTCCGAGTCCGGCATCTTGGCCCGAATCGCTGAAGGGCCGGCTCCCTGATCCCTCCAAACTGGCCAGGAAAGCCGGAGGGAAGAAACACCATCCGCGAGTTTCAATCGAGGCGGTTCCAGGCTTTTTGGACGATCTCTTGAACCGAGAATCGGTCAGCGCGCGCGCCCTCGCCTTCGCCGTTCTAACCGCAGCGCGATCGGGTGAAATCAGAGGTGCCACCTGGGACGAAATAGACTTTAAAAGTCGGGTCTGGACCGTGCCAGCCGAACGAATGAAGTCCGGTCGGCTGCACCGGGTGCCGCTATCGAGCGACGCCGTTAATGTGCTTGAATGCTGCTCACGCGCGTCGAGGTCAAAACTGATCTTCCCCGGCAAGAATGGCATGGCCTTGTCAGATAACACGCTTTCCAAACTGATTAAAGACATGCATCAGCAGTCGATCAACAAGGGCGGCAAGGGATACCTGGACAGAGAGCAACAGCGTATAGCCACGCCACATGGCACAGCTCGAAGCACGTTCAAAGATTGGTCTCGTCGCAACACCAGCTACCGCATGTCCAGCGGCGACCTCACCAGTTTCCCTGATGAATGGGCCGAGCTGGCGTTAGCTCACGTCAACGATGATGCCACTCGTGCGGCCTATGCTCGGGATGAGCTACTTGATGAGCGCCGCGTGCTGATGCAGGCGTGGGCAGATTATCTGACATCAGGCGGCGGGACGTGGTGCTGA
- a CDS encoding helix-turn-helix domain-containing protein, with the protein MEDHEAFGTVLKRFRKQRKLAQEDFDTISSRTYLSALERGLKNPTIDKVGQLASVLDVHPLSLLAATYLQKDSTLSLDDLLRQVREEIEALGGQR; encoded by the coding sequence ATGGAAGATCATGAAGCGTTCGGAACCGTCCTCAAGCGATTCAGGAAACAGCGCAAATTGGCCCAAGAAGACTTTGATACGATCAGCAGCCGGACTTACCTCAGCGCACTGGAACGGGGTCTAAAAAACCCGACCATAGACAAGGTTGGACAGCTAGCTTCGGTGCTGGACGTGCACCCGCTTTCGTTGCTTGCGGCTACGTATCTTCAAAAAGACAGTACGCTCAGCCTCGATGATCTGCTGCGTCAGGTGCGCGAGGAAATTGAAGCGCTGGGTGGGCAGCGATAG
- a CDS encoding BPSL0761 family protein — protein MPDERTRAVLETREFLSGITQNVAVPDEVRRKAKAILRLYADRRHLASVANVYAKLSSAALDDQSVELFLMNGPVFEDPERADTGTSQSIRQKHRRNML, from the coding sequence ATGCCAGATGAGCGGACCAGAGCCGTACTGGAGACGAGAGAATTTCTATCGGGCATAACGCAGAACGTAGCGGTGCCGGACGAGGTACGGCGAAAGGCGAAGGCAATACTGAGGCTTTACGCCGACCGGCGCCATTTGGCGTCCGTGGCGAACGTTTACGCGAAGTTGAGTTCGGCGGCGCTTGATGACCAGAGCGTGGAGTTGTTTTTGATGAATGGCCCCGTCTTCGAGGATCCAGAGCGCGCAGACACGGGAACATCTCAAAGCATCCGTCAGAAACACCGTAGGAACATGTTATGA
- a CDS encoding AlpA family transcriptional regulator, giving the protein MFFTVKEVAERYKVNASTIWRWQRKGKFPKPIKIEGVTRWTEKTLEVYDEALADME; this is encoded by the coding sequence ATGTTCTTCACGGTGAAAGAGGTCGCAGAGCGGTACAAGGTCAATGCATCGACGATCTGGCGTTGGCAAAGGAAGGGTAAATTCCCAAAGCCGATAAAGATTGAAGGTGTCACGCGTTGGACCGAGAAGACGTTAGAGGTATACGACGAGGCGCTGGCGGATATGGAGTGA
- a CDS encoding AAA family ATPase codes for MTTVARFIVLEGLDGVGKSTLARVLASRLDAQFMSTPGDSFKDIRGLAIAAFGDDQLAKALFYTATVSCEGRKAHMTVNQGRSVVMDRYWASTVAYAKARGVAADLDAIGPHLVSPDIIVLITLDETTRLARLAQRGMTAEDLETISESFKQTVLQELEARTTISVDITDLNQASAAEKVASAIANYFARTLRPGGLRP; via the coding sequence ATGACTACTGTCGCGCGCTTTATCGTATTGGAAGGTCTGGACGGTGTAGGAAAGTCCACACTAGCCAGAGTTCTGGCGTCGAGACTCGACGCCCAGTTCATGAGCACACCCGGGGACAGCTTCAAAGACATTCGCGGTCTGGCAATCGCGGCCTTCGGTGATGATCAACTGGCCAAGGCGCTGTTCTATACAGCCACCGTTTCCTGCGAAGGTCGCAAGGCGCATATGACGGTGAATCAAGGCCGCTCCGTGGTAATGGACCGCTACTGGGCTTCGACAGTCGCCTACGCAAAGGCTCGGGGCGTCGCCGCGGATCTCGACGCAATCGGGCCTCACTTGGTTTCACCTGACATCATTGTCTTGATCACCCTGGACGAAACAACCCGGCTGGCACGGCTGGCCCAACGTGGCATGACCGCCGAGGATTTAGAAACCATCAGCGAGAGCTTTAAACAGACGGTGCTGCAAGAGCTGGAGGCACGCACCACCATATCGGTAGATATAACAGATCTGAATCAGGCGAGTGCCGCCGAAAAGGTTGCCTCGGCGATAGCGAACTACTTCGCGCGTACGCTCCGCCCGGGAGGGTTACGGCCATGA
- a CDS encoding radical SAM protein, producing the protein MYDNLIHSTRNAQPSRNVVLVSIDWRRKGDGKTSLGIASIAATLKSAGIRYRLVESTINDQAFDLEQLQPRIQHALNEMGPGSLLGFGAFVWNDDAVCRIIKNLQLPEGARVVLGGPQISYMPAGKLEAAYPEAHLFVRGAGERAMLHLAQDVPLDQCGVHAAGDPDKGLHATLPLDGLPSPFVEGVVRIAPEMRWETQRGCRFKCGFCQHRDADGRMPTRAFDLERLQAEAELFARHGVKRISVLDPIFHTEDSHAIAVLDLLKRARVTAKIALQCRFEMLTEAFLDALKGLDVTLEFGLQTTSALESRVINRQNNMPKVEQKLAMVRQRGLDFEVSLIYGLPTQTLASFKESVDWCRRQRSPRIMAWPLMLLRGTPMYEQKDKYGLRESVGKAIPIVVASNSFSEADHKAMTQIAEAL; encoded by the coding sequence ATGTACGACAACCTTATCCATTCCACCCGCAACGCCCAACCATCCCGCAACGTCGTCCTAGTCTCGATTGACTGGCGCCGGAAAGGCGATGGCAAGACCAGTCTGGGCATTGCGTCTATCGCAGCCACTTTAAAATCCGCCGGCATCCGCTATCGGTTGGTGGAGTCGACCATCAATGATCAGGCTTTCGACCTTGAGCAGTTGCAGCCTCGCATCCAGCACGCCCTGAACGAGATGGGGCCTGGCTCGCTGCTCGGTTTTGGGGCATTCGTCTGGAACGACGATGCAGTCTGCAGAATAATCAAAAATCTGCAGCTTCCGGAAGGGGCCCGTGTGGTTCTCGGCGGGCCGCAGATCAGCTATATGCCTGCTGGAAAGCTTGAAGCTGCCTATCCCGAAGCACATCTGTTCGTCCGTGGCGCCGGTGAAAGGGCCATGCTACACCTCGCCCAAGACGTGCCATTGGATCAATGCGGGGTGCACGCAGCCGGCGACCCAGATAAGGGCCTCCATGCCACACTTCCGCTCGACGGCTTGCCGTCGCCCTTCGTTGAGGGTGTGGTGCGAATTGCTCCTGAAATGCGATGGGAGACTCAACGCGGCTGCAGATTCAAATGTGGCTTCTGCCAACATCGCGACGCGGACGGACGCATGCCAACCAGAGCGTTCGACCTGGAACGCTTGCAAGCCGAGGCAGAGCTCTTTGCCCGACACGGCGTCAAACGTATCTCGGTATTGGACCCGATTTTTCATACTGAAGACTCCCACGCTATCGCTGTCCTAGATCTACTCAAACGAGCGAGGGTCACTGCGAAGATTGCCCTGCAGTGCCGCTTCGAGATGCTGACTGAGGCGTTCCTGGATGCGCTGAAAGGCCTTGATGTCACGCTGGAGTTCGGTTTGCAGACCACGAGTGCGCTCGAAAGCCGGGTCATCAATCGCCAGAACAACATGCCGAAGGTGGAACAGAAGCTGGCGATGGTTAGACAGCGTGGCCTCGACTTCGAGGTATCCCTGATCTACGGCTTACCGACCCAGACTCTGGCCAGCTTCAAGGAGTCGGTGGATTGGTGCAGACGCCAGAGATCACCTCGCATCATGGCCTGGCCTCTGATGCTGCTTCGTGGCACTCCCATGTACGAGCAAAAGGATAAATACGGTCTGCGTGAAAGCGTAGGCAAGGCTATCCCCATCGTAGTCGCCAGTAACAGCTTTTCCGAAGCAGACCACAAAGCCATGACGCAGATTGCGGAGGCCCTGTGA
- a CDS encoding restriction endonuclease subunit S — protein MTALLTDNLLLLAGAPNGIKKLRELILELAVRGKLVPQDPIDEPASELLKRIAEEKARLVAEGKIKKQKPLPEVEEEPFELPAGWKWSALAQVAFVNPRNAAADSLEVSFVPMTFIGTRFDDQHAQEPRLWGQVKQGFTHFAEGDIGVAKITPCFENSKACVFSNLVNGLGAGTTELHIVRPISGTLNPRYVLAYLKSPQFLLVGETKMTGTAGQKRLPKGFVEANPFPVPPLAEQHRIVAKVDELMALCDRLEAQQADAESAHAQLVQALLDSLTQASDAVDFATNWQRLAEHFNTLFTTEPSIDALKQTLLQLAVMGKLVPQDPEEDEARNWLERIQLEKQRLLQNRQRQSAKRAANVEIAIPTKDVPFSWCWVSLADITLGMDSGWSPACEPTPSPSDSVWGVLKTTAVQVMQYLDGENKELPSHLEPRPDAEVKIGDILFTRAGPTNRVGISCLVERTRPRLMISDKIIRFHPVEVGAFGRYIALCLNTGGTAMYLELAKSGMAASQVNISQEKLKRAPIPFPPLPEQHRIVAKVEQLMALCDQLKSRLTQAREVKQQLTSALVEQATA, from the coding sequence ATGACTGCATTGCTCACCGACAACCTGCTACTGCTGGCCGGTGCGCCGAATGGTATCAAGAAGCTGCGTGAGCTGATTCTTGAGCTGGCGGTGCGCGGCAAGCTGGTGCCGCAAGATCCGATTGATGAGCCGGCCAGTGAGCTGCTAAAGCGGATTGCCGAGGAAAAGGCGCGGTTGGTGGCTGAAGGGAAGATCAAGAAGCAGAAACCGCTGCCGGAGGTTGAGGAAGAACCATTTGAATTGCCAGCTGGTTGGAAGTGGAGTGCATTAGCGCAAGTGGCATTTGTTAATCCCCGTAATGCTGCAGCAGACTCACTAGAAGTCTCGTTTGTGCCTATGACTTTTATCGGCACACGCTTCGATGATCAGCATGCGCAAGAGCCTCGTCTCTGGGGTCAGGTGAAACAAGGTTTCACGCATTTTGCCGAGGGCGATATTGGTGTGGCGAAAATCACACCATGCTTTGAAAACAGCAAAGCATGCGTCTTTTCCAATCTCGTGAATGGTTTGGGCGCGGGTACGACTGAGCTGCACATTGTGCGCCCTATTAGTGGAACTCTTAACCCTCGGTATGTGTTGGCCTATCTGAAATCGCCGCAATTCTTGCTTGTTGGCGAAACCAAGATGACAGGCACTGCGGGGCAGAAACGATTGCCCAAAGGCTTTGTCGAGGCAAACCCGTTTCCAGTGCCCCCGCTCGCCGAACAACACCGCATCGTCGCCAAAGTCGATGAACTGATGGCCCTGTGCGACCGCCTGGAAGCCCAGCAGGCCGACGCCGAAAGCGCTCACGCCCAACTGGTGCAAGCGCTGCTCGACAGCCTGACCCAAGCCAGCGATGCAGTCGATTTCGCCACCAACTGGCAGCGCCTGGCCGAACACTTTAACACCCTGTTCACCACCGAACCCAGCATCGACGCCCTCAAGCAAACCCTGCTGCAACTGGCCGTGATGGGCAAACTGGTGCCGCAAGATCCTGAAGAAGATGAAGCGCGCAATTGGTTGGAGCGTATTCAGCTTGAAAAGCAGCGTCTTCTACAGAATCGGCAACGTCAAAGCGCAAAGCGAGCCGCAAACGTCGAGATTGCAATTCCTACCAAAGATGTACCTTTTTCATGGTGTTGGGTATCGCTCGCAGATATCACGCTTGGTATGGATTCTGGTTGGAGCCCAGCTTGTGAGCCAACGCCATCGCCAAGTGATAGTGTCTGGGGGGTCCTTAAAACTACAGCGGTTCAGGTGATGCAGTATCTCGATGGCGAGAACAAAGAGCTTCCCTCTCATCTTGAGCCTAGGCCGGATGCTGAAGTAAAGATCGGAGATATTCTTTTTACCCGTGCCGGCCCAACCAATAGGGTGGGAATTTCCTGCTTAGTCGAACGTACGAGACCTCGGTTGATGATCTCGGACAAGATAATTCGTTTTCATCCTGTCGAGGTCGGTGCATTTGGTCGGTACATTGCCTTGTGTCTCAACACCGGTGGTACTGCTATGTACTTGGAACTAGCAAAATCCGGTATGGCTGCCAGCCAAGTGAACATCTCTCAGGAAAAGCTGAAGCGCGCGCCCATCCCTTTCCCACCGTTGCCTGAACAACACCGCATCGTCGCCAAAGTCGAACAACTCATGGCTCTTTGTGACCAACTGAAAAGCCGCCTAACCCAGGCTCGTGAGGTCAAGCAGCAACTGACCAGCGCACTGGTCGAGCAAGCAACAGCCTGA
- a CDS encoding class I SAM-dependent DNA methyltransferase — protein MSISSTIKSIQDIMRKDVGVDGDAQRIGQLVWLLFLKIFDDRELEWELMDDSYRSPIPERCRWRNWAADPEGMTGDELKEFLDRQLLPTLQNLHEFSTTPAAYVVRGVFEDAYNYMKSGQLIRQVVNKIQEGVDFNKAQERHEFGNLYEQLLRDLQNAGNAGEFYTPRPVTEFMVRMVDPKLDEKVMDPACGTGGFLTCTIEHKRNRYVKTADDERTLQASIFGVEKKPLPHLLATTNMILHGIEVPSQIRHDNTLAKPLISWGPKDRVHCIVANPPFGGMEEDGIETNFPAAFRTRETADLFLVLIMHLLKDGGRAAVVLPDGFLFGEGIKSRIKEKLLTECNLHTIVRLPNGVFNPYTGIKTNLLFFTKGTPTKDIWFYEHQYPKGVKNYSKTRPMRIEEFDVEAAWWGSEADGFAARVENEYAWKVSVDELRARNWNLDCKNPHIGEHVSHDPDELLRSYAALQSEISDLRDQLKDVLAEALERHV, from the coding sequence ATGTCTATCAGCTCCACCATCAAATCCATCCAGGACATCATGCGCAAGGATGTCGGCGTTGATGGCGACGCGCAGCGTATCGGTCAGCTTGTCTGGTTGTTGTTCTTGAAGATTTTCGACGACCGCGAGTTGGAATGGGAGCTCATGGATGACAGCTACCGTTCACCGATCCCCGAGCGCTGTCGCTGGCGCAACTGGGCTGCCGACCCGGAGGGGATGACCGGTGACGAGCTGAAGGAATTCCTCGACCGCCAACTGCTCCCTACCCTGCAGAACCTGCATGAGTTCAGCACTACCCCGGCCGCCTACGTGGTGCGCGGCGTCTTTGAAGACGCCTACAACTATATGAAGTCCGGCCAGCTGATCCGTCAGGTGGTGAACAAGATTCAGGAAGGTGTCGATTTCAACAAGGCGCAGGAGCGCCACGAGTTCGGCAACCTTTACGAGCAGTTACTGCGCGACCTGCAGAATGCTGGCAACGCTGGGGAGTTTTATACGCCGCGCCCGGTCACCGAATTCATGGTGCGCATGGTCGATCCCAAGCTGGATGAAAAAGTCATGGACCCGGCATGCGGTACCGGCGGTTTCCTTACCTGTACCATCGAGCATAAGCGCAACCGCTACGTGAAAACCGCAGACGACGAGCGCACCCTGCAGGCCAGCATCTTTGGCGTAGAGAAAAAGCCGCTACCTCATCTGCTGGCCACCACCAATATGATCCTGCACGGCATCGAAGTGCCCAGCCAGATCCGCCATGACAATACCCTGGCCAAGCCTCTGATCAGCTGGGGACCAAAGGATCGGGTACATTGCATCGTCGCCAACCCACCCTTTGGCGGCATGGAAGAAGACGGCATCGAGACCAACTTCCCAGCCGCCTTCCGCACCCGAGAGACTGCAGACCTGTTTCTAGTGTTGATTATGCACCTGCTGAAAGACGGTGGACGCGCTGCCGTGGTGCTGCCTGACGGATTTCTCTTCGGGGAAGGCATCAAGAGCCGCATTAAAGAAAAGCTGCTCACCGAGTGCAACCTGCACACCATCGTTCGCCTGCCCAACGGCGTGTTCAACCCTTATACCGGTATCAAAACCAACCTGTTGTTCTTTACCAAGGGCACGCCCACCAAGGACATTTGGTTCTACGAGCATCAGTATCCGAAAGGCGTCAAGAATTACAGCAAGACCCGCCCGATGCGTATCGAAGAATTCGATGTCGAAGCAGCCTGGTGGGGTAGCGAAGCCGATGGCTTTGCCGCGCGGGTGGAAAACGAATACGCCTGGAAGGTCAGCGTCGATGAGCTGCGGGCACGCAACTGGAACCTGGACTGTAAGAACCCCCATATCGGCGAGCATGTCAGCCATGACCCGGATGAACTGCTGCGCAGTTACGCCGCCCTGCAAAGCGAGATTAGCGATCTGCGTGACCAGCTTAAAGACGTGCTAGCCGAAGCGCTGGAGCGCCACGTATGA
- a CDS encoding HNH endonuclease, whose amino-acid sequence MDMSKVAWRALLAEKMETAPPIIRGRASAKRYAMALRQIENEMSHAQRAMLIGHASAPEQTLCMREIAQLGGYETYNTGNLKYGELAHELADALGITSLDYWVHCLATFYGAPGKPETQATMHPELYEALVQIGWIPDSAQKVSAIELSETEQALPVTERTALIKARVGQSSFRLQLIEYWNGCAVTGCGDTRLLLASHIKPWCVASGAERLDPFNGLLLTPNLDLAFDQGLISFDDIGQILLRDDLDPDSAQTLNITPKLRLRQIDSRHHGYLAWHREHLFRK is encoded by the coding sequence ATGGATATGAGTAAAGTCGCATGGCGCGCGCTTCTCGCGGAAAAGATGGAAACCGCACCACCCATCATTCGGGGCAGAGCCTCCGCCAAGCGTTATGCCATGGCGCTTAGGCAGATTGAGAACGAGATGAGTCATGCGCAACGCGCTATGCTCATAGGGCACGCATCTGCGCCAGAACAAACGCTTTGTATGCGTGAGATTGCGCAGCTCGGCGGCTACGAGACCTATAACACCGGCAATTTGAAGTATGGCGAACTCGCACATGAGCTCGCCGACGCCCTAGGCATTACAAGCCTCGATTATTGGGTACATTGTTTAGCGACGTTCTATGGTGCTCCGGGCAAACCAGAAACCCAGGCGACAATGCACCCGGAACTGTACGAGGCGCTTGTCCAAATTGGATGGATACCGGACTCGGCACAGAAAGTTTCCGCTATTGAATTAAGTGAGACGGAGCAAGCGTTACCGGTAACTGAGCGCACAGCTCTAATCAAGGCCCGCGTAGGTCAATCCAGCTTTAGGTTACAACTTATCGAATACTGGAACGGCTGCGCTGTGACTGGCTGCGGTGACACCAGATTGTTACTCGCCTCGCATATCAAGCCTTGGTGCGTCGCGAGCGGCGCTGAGCGGCTCGATCCGTTCAACGGCCTTTTACTGACACCAAACCTCGACCTAGCCTTCGACCAGGGCCTGATCAGTTTCGACGATATCGGTCAGATATTACTCCGCGATGACCTCGACCCTGACAGCGCTCAAACGCTCAATATTACCCCCAAGCTTCGACTACGCCAGATCGATTCGCGTCATCATGGTTACTTGGCGTGGCACCGCGAACACCTCTTCAGGAAGTAG
- the hsdR gene encoding EcoAI/FtnUII family type I restriction enzme subunit R, with translation MDKKSLSERDICSKYIFPAIQRAGWDMHRQVREEVSFTKGRIIVRGKLHSRGESRRADFILYHQPNLPLAVIEAKVNKQSIGSGMQQALGYAESLDVPFVFSSNGDGFLFHDRSGTGSQVETQLSLDQFPSPQELWQRYCQWKGLDHQARQKVEAPYYDDGSGRMPRYYQTNAINRTIEAIARGQDRILLVMATGTGKTYTAFQIIWRLWKSRQKKRILFLADRNILVDQTKNNDFKPFGQAMTKIAKRQIDTSYEIYLSLYQAVTGSEEEMNIYKQFSRDFFDLIIIDECHRGSAAEDSAWREILEYFSSATHVGLTATPKETKEVSSITYFGEPVYSYTLKQGIEDGFLAPYKVVRIDFDKDLQGWRPPKGMLDKNGELIEDRIYNLKDMDRTLVIEARTQLVAKKVTDFLKATDPFQKTIVFCDDINHAERMRQALVNLNPERVAENRKYVMRITGDDQEGKAELDNFIDPESRYPVIATTSKLMTTGVDAQTCKLIVLDQHIKSMTEFKQIIGRGTRINEDFEKYWFTIMDFKKATELFADPAFDGEPVVIFTPGGDDSPVPPDDIIDGGDWLNPEDPGQPDVFDFPEGEEGGRRIKYVIDNIPISVIAERVQYYGPDGRLITESLHDYTRTCVMKQFASLDDFLRRWSSADQKKAIIDEMAAQGVMWEALAEEVEKKKGTPLDPFDLICHVAFDQPPLSRKERAEQVKKRNYFAKYSGAARQVLEALLEKYADTGIEHIEDIKILQLDPFSQIGAPVELVKAFGGKAGYSKAIHELEDELYAS, from the coding sequence ATGGACAAGAAATCGCTTTCAGAGCGGGACATCTGCAGTAAGTACATTTTTCCCGCCATTCAACGCGCCGGCTGGGATATGCACCGGCAGGTGCGTGAAGAGGTGAGCTTCACCAAGGGCCGAATCATCGTCCGAGGAAAGCTGCATAGCCGTGGCGAGTCCCGCCGAGCAGACTTCATCCTCTATCACCAGCCCAACCTGCCTTTGGCTGTTATCGAAGCCAAAGTGAACAAGCAGTCAATAGGCTCCGGCATGCAGCAAGCCCTGGGTTATGCCGAGTCGTTGGACGTTCCTTTCGTGTTCTCCAGCAACGGCGACGGTTTCCTGTTCCATGACCGCAGCGGCACCGGCAGCCAAGTCGAAACCCAGCTCAGCCTAGATCAGTTCCCCAGCCCTCAGGAGCTGTGGCAACGCTACTGTCAATGGAAGGGGCTGGATCATCAGGCACGGCAGAAGGTCGAGGCGCCCTACTACGACGACGGCTCCGGCCGCATGCCGCGGTACTACCAGACCAACGCCATCAACCGCACCATAGAAGCCATCGCTCGCGGTCAAGATCGTATTCTACTGGTCATGGCCACTGGTACAGGAAAGACCTACACCGCCTTTCAGATCATCTGGCGGTTGTGGAAATCACGGCAGAAGAAACGCATCCTGTTCCTGGCCGACCGCAATATTCTGGTCGACCAGACCAAAAACAACGACTTCAAGCCCTTCGGCCAGGCGATGACCAAAATCGCCAAGCGCCAGATCGACACCTCATACGAGATTTATCTCTCCCTCTATCAGGCCGTGACCGGCTCTGAAGAGGAAATGAACATCTACAAGCAGTTCTCCAGGGACTTCTTCGACCTGATCATCATCGACGAGTGCCACCGCGGCAGTGCAGCGGAAGATTCCGCGTGGCGGGAGATTCTCGAGTACTTTTCTAGCGCCACCCATGTTGGTCTCACCGCGACACCGAAGGAAACCAAAGAGGTCTCCAGCATTACCTATTTCGGCGAGCCTGTTTACAGCTACACCCTCAAGCAGGGCATCGAAGACGGCTTCCTCGCCCCTTACAAAGTCGTTCGCATCGATTTCGACAAGGACCTCCAAGGCTGGCGGCCGCCCAAGGGCATGCTCGACAAGAACGGAGAGCTGATAGAGGACCGTATATACAATCTCAAGGATATGGATCGCACCCTGGTGATCGAGGCGCGCACCCAACTGGTAGCGAAGAAGGTTACGGATTTTCTCAAAGCAACTGATCCTTTCCAGAAAACCATCGTGTTCTGCGATGACATCAACCATGCCGAGCGCATGCGTCAGGCGTTAGTCAATCTCAATCCCGAACGAGTCGCAGAAAACCGCAAGTACGTGATGCGGATTACTGGCGATGACCAGGAGGGCAAAGCCGAGCTGGATAACTTCATCGACCCGGAATCCCGCTATCCGGTCATCGCTACTACCAGCAAGTTGATGACCACCGGTGTAGACGCACAGACCTGCAAGTTGATCGTGCTGGATCAACACATCAAATCCATGACTGAATTCAAGCAAATCATCGGTCGGGGCACGCGCATCAACGAAGATTTTGAAAAGTACTGGTTCACCATCATGGATTTCAAAAAGGCCACTGAGCTGTTCGCCGACCCGGCCTTTGATGGTGAACCCGTAGTGATCTTCACACCAGGTGGTGATGACTCCCCTGTGCCACCGGACGACATTATCGATGGCGGGGACTGGCTGAACCCTGAAGACCCCGGGCAGCCAGACGTCTTCGATTTTCCCGAAGGGGAAGAAGGCGGTAGGCGGATCAAATACGTCATCGATAACATACCCATTTCTGTGATAGCCGAGCGGGTACAATACTACGGCCCGGATGGCAGACTGATCACCGAGTCACTGCACGATTACACCCGCACATGCGTGATGAAACAGTTCGCCTCGCTGGATGATTTTCTGCGCCGTTGGAGCAGTGCTGACCAGAAGAAGGCCATCATTGACGAAATGGCTGCGCAAGGTGTGATGTGGGAAGCATTGGCCGAGGAGGTCGAGAAGAAAAAGGGTACTCCGCTAGATCCGTTTGACCTGATTTGTCACGTCGCCTTTGATCAACCCCCGCTATCTCGTAAAGAGCGCGCCGAACAGGTGAAGAAGCGCAACTACTTCGCTAAATACTCCGGTGCCGCCCGCCAGGTTCTGGAAGCGTTGCTGGAAAAGTACGCTGACACCGGCATAGAACACATTGAAGATATCAAGATCCTTCAGCTCGACCCCTTTAGCCAGATTGGGGCTCCAGTGGAGCTGGTCAAAGCATTTGGCGGTAAGGCCGGTTACAGCAAGGCCATTCATGAGCTGGAAGACGAGCTGTACGCTTCATGA